Part of the Lutra lutra chromosome 4, mLutLut1.2, whole genome shotgun sequence genome is shown below.
ccccttccaatttccctcaacacccttctcctctctaactctccttgtcctccatgctttgttatattccacaaataagtgaaaccatatgataattgactctctctgcttgacttatttcactcagcataatctcttccagtcccgtccatgttgctacaaaagttgggtattcatcctttctgatggaggcataatactgcatAGTGTATAAGGACCACAAAAcattctgagggttttgaaggggcgggggtgggggggagattgtgggaattggggagggcacggaatgcacaaaatacaaacaaacaaaaagaaggattcttttggtttttattctttagttttattttctctttttctagatttGGAAGCTGAGAGCTTGTTGTTCTGAGACTCCTTGTTtatagacagtgagagagaggagagagacagggaaggggtGCAGAGAGACAGATTATTAATCaacctccatgcccagcaccagCAGAATGCAGGTtaagtctcacaaccctgaggttgAACATGACCCGAatcaaatcaagagttggactaactgactgagccacccagatgctcttcCTCATTCCTCAGGTATGCATTGAGTGCTATAATTTTTGCTATCCGTTGATTTAGCTGTGTCCCACGAATTTTAATATGTTGATTTTCAATTTCCTTCAGTTCAAGGCATTGAGATTTTATCTTTTACCTTTGATAATCTAGAATGTTACTTTCTAAGTGTTTGGATCTTTgttatctttttccctttgctatctagtttgatatttaaaaattattttataatttttaaaattttaattctaaaaattgaTATACAGGGATGTATTTGTTTCAGGtctacaatatagtgattcacctCCCCTACTCCAAGTAATGTCCGTTCCTGTTGGCAGGCACCGGTTTGCGTTGGAGACGGAACCCTCGTAGGGGTGCCAAGCAGTTACTAGTGGCCCAGAGGACACTAGTGATCAGAGACAATGCCACAAGGCTATTTGGAGCCAGCTGGTGGCCATCCAAATGTCTCCCTACACAGTTCTGGAGCTGCTGTGGGCTGTCCTGGAGCAGCTGTGGGCTGCTGGGTTGGTGATATACGAACATGTGTACTCGTGATGCCATGAGTCTCTGGGTTTCGCTGGGAGATCCTGGTGTGCACTGCAGTGGTGGTGTTCATAGTAAAGAGTGGACTCAGcttaagaagaagaaaggggcatTGTGCCCAGAATGACATATCTGGAAAAGGCATGGAGAAGACCAAACCAGACGCACCAGTCTGTGGAGCCATCGCATCATCTGAGCAAAAGGCCAGTCCTCTGACATTACAGATTCTTGCTCTGGCTGCCCTGAATCAAGATGCCAGGTATTTTTCCATGGAAAACGCTATGCAACTGCTGAAGGGAGTTCGGGAAAGGCTGTTGAAGAGCCCTCACCAGCTGCTGATGAAAATCCCATCTCTGGAGCAGCCCAGGAAGAGGAGAAACCCTGCAAGGAAAATACCAGAAGGCTTCAAGGACAGCCCGGCTCTGCAGGGAAGTGCAGACCAGCTGGTTCAGAACATTTGCAGCTGTGGACAGACAGtgcaggaagaggcaggggaggcaggcaggccagagCTTCCTGAAAGAGGAGTGCAGCGGCAGGCCACCAGTGAGGGCCAGAGCCAACACCACACCAGATCCTACTGAAGCTGATGCATCTGCTAGAGCTGCTGAGAGATCATCTGGAAGGTGGGGGCTCAAGGAGGCAGGTGGAGACTGGCTCCTCCTCCACTGACCCTGTGCCCTCAGGCGGGAGCCCCGTGAACAAAGGAAAGCTGCCCAGGGCACTGAAGAAGGCACGTCAGAGGAATGAAGAGCTCACAATAAACAAAACAGTCCACCTAGTGGAGCAAGTATCTTTTCACCTTCAAAACACCTCCTGGAAAGTGAGATTCAGAAGTTGCGCCTGAAGCTCCAGGCAGAGTCTAAGCTGTGCGAAGAGCACATCAAACacctggagaggaagaggatggaGGAGAAGGCACGCTGCCTGCAAGTGAAGAAGGAACTTGCCAAGGTGCACAGGAAGGCGGATGCTGCCCACTGGAACTTAGTCCTCTACAGGAACATGGCCCAGGACCTGCACCCAGAATGGCTGAAAATCTCCTCCTTGCATGACCAGGAGCGCTTCCTGGTGGAGAACAGAagtgaggagagaagagaaggctgTCCTGTGGGAAAAGAGGGAGTTCTGCAGGCTCCAGGCAGAAAACCATTGCCTCAGGCAGAAGCTGGCCAACTCTGGGCCCAAGGTCCAGCCTGTCTCCGGGGGGCcacctgctgctcctgctgttcCGGGCAAAGCCTCCAAGTACCCTCAAGGGCCAAAAGCTCCCCTGAAACCCCAGAAGCCCAAGAAGGGAGCAAGGGTGCACTGGCCAGACTCCCAATTTCTCGGGTCCCCTGCGGGTCTGATTTCCTTTCCCAGCAGCCAACAGAACTCACAACCAGAGCACAAAAGCTCCTGTGCTTACCCCTTAAGCCATACCCATTGCTCCTTCTACTTGAGATCCACCCCATTATTTAAATGATGTTACATATTCCCTATAGCTCTCTTAGTGTGAGAGAGTATTTTTCAATgttaagcataaaataaaaaaacaagtaaaaatatcaaattgCTGATACTACTGCTACTGAGAATTGATTTTATTAAGGGATTGGGTGCCAAGCAATTAAGCGTTTGAAGTGTATTTTATTGATCACTTAATTTTCCCGATAACCCAGTGTGTCATATAatactgaggttcagagaggggcaACAACTTGCCCCAAGATTGCACAGCGAGTGAATTTTAGAGCTCCCATTCCAAACCAGGGTTGTCTAATTTCAACTGCTGTGCAAATAacttctactactactactactacttttacttcttctttttttgagagagagagaaagggagaaggcacTCACGCatgcaagctggggcagggcagagagagagattcctaGACAGGCTTCCCACTCAAGTGCAGAACCAGATGTTGGGCTGGATATCACTGATCGTGATCACGGCCTgaacggaaatcaagagtcagacgctgaactgatagagccacacaggcacccttgtGCAAGGAACTTCTAGGCAAGCTACTGTAAGGATCCCAGAAAGGCTTGATAAAAAAATGTTCTCCTA
Proteins encoded:
- the LOC125097309 gene encoding LOW QUALITY PROTEIN: uncharacterized protein LOC125097309 (The sequence of the model RefSeq protein was modified relative to this genomic sequence to represent the inferred CDS: inserted 2 bases in 2 codons); protein product: MENAMQLLKGVRERLLKSPHQLLMKIPSLEQPRKRRNPARKIPEGFKDSPALQGSADQLVQNICSCGQTVQEEAGEAGRPELPERGVQRQATSEGQSQHHXQILLKLMHLLELLRDHLEGGGSRRQVETGSSSTDPVPSGGSPVNKGKLPRALKKARQRNEELTINKTVHLVEQVSFHLQNTXLESEIQKLRLKLQAESKLCEEHIKHLERKRMEEKARCLQVKKELAKVHRKADAAHWNLVLYRNMAQDLHPEWLKISSLHDQERFLVENRSEERREGCPVGKEGVLQAPGRKPLPQAEAGQLWAQGPACLRGATCCSCCSGQSLQVPSRAKSSPETPEAQEGSKGALARLPISRVPCGSDFLSQQPTELTTRAQKLLCLPLKPYPLLLLLEIHPII